One region of uncultured Sulfurimonas sp. genomic DNA includes:
- a CDS encoding ATP-binding cassette domain-containing protein: MKINKLKIDLADKILVDINFEIKSSLALVGQSGSGKSLTLKALLSMLPSSMKLELDVDAKFDLKVGRDISFVPQNPFTALSPLTKIRKQFFVDDKKIKELFNQVDLDIDLADRFAPELSGGQLQRVVIAMALEQEPKLILLDEPTTALDPETRIIILDLLRELQKKHDFKMLFVTHDMNSAKLICDEICVIKDGKIVESGNMQSILQSPKEKYTQILIDANFANREFRL, from the coding sequence ATGAAAATCAATAAACTAAAAATAGATTTAGCAGATAAAATATTAGTTGATATAAACTTCGAGATTAAATCATCATTGGCATTAGTAGGTCAAAGCGGAAGCGGAAAAAGTTTAACTCTTAAAGCACTTTTGTCAATGTTGCCAAGTAGCATGAAACTTGAGTTGGATGTGGATGCAAAGTTTGATTTAAAAGTTGGTCGAGATATCTCTTTTGTCCCCCAAAATCCATTTACAGCCTTGTCTCCACTTACAAAAATAAGAAAACAATTTTTTGTAGATGATAAAAAAATTAAAGAACTTTTTAATCAAGTTGATTTAGATATAGACTTAGCAGATAGATTTGCTCCAGAGTTATCAGGTGGACAACTTCAAAGAGTAGTTATTGCTATGGCTTTAGAACAAGAGCCTAAACTAATTTTACTAGATGAACCAACAACTGCACTTGATCCTGAAACTAGAATAATAATTTTAGATTTATTGAGAGAGTTGCAAAAAAAACATGATTTTAAGATGTTATTTGTAACACACGACATGAATTCTGCAAAATTGATTTGCGATGAGATATGTGTTATAAAAGATGGAAAAATAGTAGAGAGTGGAAATATGCAAAGTATTTTACAATCTCCTAAAGAAAAATATACACAAATACTAATAGATGCAAACTTTGCAAATAGGGAATTTAGACTATGA
- a CDS encoding DNA adenine methylase — translation MQTIKSPLNYTGGKHKLLKQITPLFPAKIDTFVDLFAGGCNVAVNVDAKKIIANDINTDIIELYKFFQSSASSDVIAQIEEIIDVYKLSNTTKYGYEKYKTNSSKGVGAFNKKAYEKLRADYNKNPSSIMFYTTLVFAFNNQIRFNSKGEFNTPVNKRDFNKNMKKNLELFIDRLNTLNISFSSKDFKEITISKDSFVYIDPPYLATLAAYNENGGWNEKKEQELLDYMDALDAKGVKFALSNVFENKGNKNNLLLKWSQKYNIHSLDYSYHNCNYQIKNKDINSTKEILITNY, via the coding sequence ATGCAAACAATAAAATCCCCCCTAAACTACACAGGTGGAAAGCACAAGCTTCTAAAGCAAATAACACCATTGTTTCCAGCTAAAATAGACACTTTTGTGGATTTGTTTGCTGGTGGGTGTAATGTGGCTGTAAATGTAGATGCTAAGAAGATTATCGCAAATGATATTAACACCGACATTATAGAACTTTACAAGTTTTTTCAAAGTAGTGCATCTAGTGATGTTATAGCTCAAATAGAAGAGATAATAGACGTATATAAACTATCAAACACTACAAAGTATGGTTATGAGAAATACAAAACTAACTCTTCAAAGGGAGTTGGTGCGTTCAACAAAAAAGCCTATGAAAAACTAAGAGCCGACTACAACAAAAATCCATCTTCTATCATGTTTTACACAACTTTAGTTTTTGCCTTTAACAACCAAATCCGTTTTAACTCAAAAGGTGAGTTTAACACACCTGTAAATAAAAGAGATTTTAACAAAAATATGAAAAAGAATTTAGAACTTTTTATAGATAGACTTAACACTTTAAACATCTCTTTTAGTAGTAAAGATTTTAAAGAAATAACAATCTCAAAAGATTCATTTGTTTATATAGACCCACCTTATTTGGCAACACTCGCGGCTTATAACGAAAACGGTGGTTGGAATGAAAAAAAAGAGCAAGAACTTTTAGATTACATGGATGCTCTAGATGCCAAAGGGGTAAAGTTTGCACTCTCAAATGTTTTTGAGAACAAGGGAAATAAAAATAATCTTTTGTTAAAATGGAGTCAAAAATATAATATTCATAGCTTGGATTATAGTTATCACAACTGCAATTATCAAATAAAAAATAAAGATATAAATAGCACTAAAGAGATTTTAATAACTAACTATTAA
- a CDS encoding DNA methyltransferase translates to MSKIMKLNPENFEQECSTVWSFARRGKWATHNSKYRGNWSPDVVRNLIIRYTQEDDYLLDPMIGGGTTAIECKLLNRNLLALDINPNAIELTEKALEFDSEYNPKIKIELNDSRKLPMLKDESIDFILNHPPYVDIIKYSEKQIEEDLSNIHDLDKFCDEIEKVANEFYRVLKKDKYCAILMGDTRRNKMYQPLAFKVMERFLKVGFELKEDIIKQQHNCKATGFWIKKSKEANFLLIMHEHLFVFKKT, encoded by the coding sequence ATGTCTAAAATAATGAAATTAAATCCTGAAAATTTTGAACAAGAGTGCTCAACTGTTTGGAGTTTTGCTAGACGCGGGAAATGGGCTACTCATAACTCAAAATACAGAGGAAACTGGTCGCCTGATGTTGTAAGAAATCTTATCATTAGATATACACAAGAAGATGATTATTTACTAGACCCAATGATAGGTGGCGGTACAACAGCCATAGAATGTAAATTATTAAATAGAAATTTACTTGCACTCGATATAAATCCAAATGCTATCGAATTGACTGAAAAAGCTCTTGAGTTTGACAGCGAATATAATCCAAAAATTAAAATTGAACTAAATGACAGCAGAAAATTACCAATGCTAAAAGATGAATCAATAGATTTTATTTTAAATCATCCTCCTTATGTTGATATCATAAAATACTCTGAAAAGCAGATAGAAGAAGATTTATCAAATATACACGATTTGGACAAGTTCTGTGATGAAATAGAAAAAGTAGCAAATGAATTTTATAGAGTTTTGAAAAAAGATAAATACTGTGCTATTTTGATGGGAGATACAAGAAGAAATAAAATGTATCAACCATTGGCGTTTAAAGTTATGGAGCGATTTTTAAAAGTTGGGTTTGAATTGAAAGAAGATATCATAAAACAACAACACAACTGTAAAGCTACAGGATTTTGGATTAAGAAAAGTAAAGAAGCAAATTTTTTATTAATAATGCACGAGCATCTGTTTGTGTTTAAAAAAACTTAG
- a CDS encoding type II restriction endonuclease: protein MIENIKKTLQESIFTWDYFTDFEKVKINVSEIEIELNILNYLIGKDNIENEFISLIKEYPNIRKALPLLIAVRKNKLRETPVITNIDSLIPENKLYVFYGELSENVYKELLIFFRKSGIKDILENKYIKNLVDYCFGVEVGFDTNARKNRTGKIMEELCENFITDFVTNHKNFKLLREATKVDILNEFDINVNTKDVDNSKKKNDRRFDFVLFNEENKELYIFEVNYYSSTGSKPNSIAREYSDLFDLLKKQNIEFIWITDGKGWLKMTNALEQTVNNNDYVINLDMLKNGVLEEICLK, encoded by the coding sequence ATGATTGAAAATATAAAAAAAACATTACAAGAGTCAATTTTTACATGGGATTATTTCACAGATTTTGAAAAAGTAAAAATCAATGTATCTGAAATAGAAATAGAATTAAATATATTAAATTATCTTATAGGTAAAGATAATATTGAGAATGAGTTTATATCATTAATTAAAGAGTACCCAAATATAAGAAAAGCTTTACCTCTTTTGATAGCTGTTAGAAAAAATAAGTTAAGAGAAACACCTGTAATTACAAATATAGACTCTTTAATACCTGAAAATAAACTATATGTGTTTTATGGTGAGTTATCTGAAAATGTATATAAAGAGTTGTTGATATTTTTTAGAAAAAGTGGAATTAAAGATATATTAGAAAATAAATATATTAAGAATCTCGTTGATTATTGCTTTGGTGTTGAAGTTGGATTTGATACAAATGCGAGAAAAAATAGAACTGGCAAAATTATGGAAGAACTTTGTGAAAACTTTATCACTGATTTTGTAACAAATCACAAAAACTTTAAATTACTAAGAGAAGCTACAAAAGTTGATATACTAAATGAGTTTGATATAAATGTTAACACTAAAGATGTTGATAATTCAAAAAAGAAAAACGACAGAAGATTTGACTTTGTGCTATTTAATGAAGAAAATAAGGAACTTTATATTTTTGAAGTAAACTACTATAGTAGCACAGGTTCTAAACCAAATTCTATAGCAAGAGAATATTCAGATTTATTTGATTTACTTAAAAAACAAAATATAGAATTTATATGGATTACAGATGGAAAAGGATGGTTGAAAATGACTAATGCTTTAGAACAAACTGTAAATAATAATGACTATGTAATAAATTTAGATATGTTAAAAAATGGTGTTCTTGAAGAGATTTGTTTAAAATAA
- a CDS encoding DNA adenine methylase, with translation MTVMINTSYFNKYQPFIKWVGGKRGLLNQLLPLFPDEFNNYHEPFLGGGAVFFELYSRGLLKNKRIFLSDINEELIITYNIVKSNPKELIEELENFKEKHNKEFYYEIREQDRKNTFKKLTPLQRATRFIYLNKTCFNGLYRVNSKGQYNTPIGNYKNPNISDKNVILSASEALQNATITNQSFNEVVNNVSENDLVYFDPPYYPLTKTASFTAYDKNDFLDDKQKELFDTFEKLDAKGCSVLHSNSDTEFIKKLYKNYDINFVMANRFINSKSDGRGKISEVLIKNRNG, from the coding sequence ATGACAGTAATGATTAATACATCTTATTTTAATAAATACCAACCTTTTATAAAATGGGTAGGTGGGAAAAGAGGTCTGTTAAATCAATTGTTACCATTGTTTCCTGATGAGTTTAACAATTATCATGAACCATTTTTGGGTGGAGGGGCAGTTTTTTTTGAATTATATTCACGAGGTTTATTGAAGAATAAAAGAATTTTTTTGTCTGATATAAATGAAGAATTAATAATTACATACAACATAGTGAAAAGTAATCCTAAAGAATTAATTGAAGAACTTGAAAATTTTAAAGAAAAACATAATAAAGAATTTTATTATGAAATAAGAGAACAAGATAGAAAAAATACTTTTAAAAAATTAACACCTTTGCAAAGAGCAACAAGGTTTATATACCTCAATAAAACATGTTTTAATGGTCTTTATAGAGTAAATAGTAAAGGACAATATAATACACCAATTGGAAATTATAAAAATCCTAATATATCTGATAAAAATGTAATATTAAGTGCAAGTGAAGCATTACAAAATGCAACAATAACAAATCAATCATTTAATGAAGTAGTAAATAATGTAAGTGAAAATGATTTAGTATATTTTGACCCTCCGTATTATCCATTAACTAAAACAGCTAGTTTTACAGCTTATGACAAGAATGATTTTTTAGATGATAAACAAAAAGAACTATTTGATACATTTGAAAAGCTAGATGCAAAAGGTTGTTCAGTATTACATAGTAATTCTGATACAGAATTTATAAAAAAGCTATATAAAAATTATGATATTAATTTTGTTATGGCAAATAGATTTATAAACAGTAAAAGTGATGGTCGTGGGAAAATAAGTGAAGTATTGATTAAAAATAGAAATGGATGA
- a CDS encoding DNA adenine methylase, protein MYKISQRRYLGNKNSILPFIDEIIQNEVGSFDSFCDIFSGTGVVGEYFNAKDKKIISNDLLYQNFISLNAFLNDEEYDEKKLLNYIAEFNASTTSKANYFSKNFGNRYFSDEVAKKIGHIRQEIKQLFIKDAINLKEKHILLTSLNYAIDRIANTVGHYDAYIKKEIKEQKFEMKMLWIDSEKNLNNEVHNTDANMLIRDIECDVLYMDPPYNSRQYCDAYHLLENLSLWQKPEVFGVAKKFDRSKIKSDYSLKSAAESFDDLVVNAKCKYMLLSYNNMAKRGNDRSNAKISDEDIIKSMSKRGKVKIFEKEYKAFTTGKSEHADNKEMVYYVEVV, encoded by the coding sequence TTGTATAAAATATCGCAAAGAAGATACCTTGGCAATAAAAATTCAATATTGCCTTTTATAGATGAGATAATCCAAAATGAGGTTGGTAGCTTTGACTCTTTTTGTGATATATTTTCAGGAACAGGTGTTGTCGGAGAATACTTCAATGCAAAAGATAAAAAAATCATCTCAAACGATTTACTCTACCAAAACTTCATCTCACTAAATGCTTTTTTAAATGATGAAGAGTATGATGAGAAAAAACTCTTAAACTACATAGCTGAGTTTAATGCATCTACTACTTCAAAAGCGAACTATTTTTCTAAAAATTTTGGAAATCGTTATTTTAGTGATGAGGTAGCAAAAAAGATAGGTCATATACGCCAAGAGATAAAACAACTCTTTATAAAAGATGCTATAAATCTAAAAGAAAAGCATATACTCCTAACTTCACTAAACTACGCAATAGACCGCATCGCAAACACTGTTGGACACTACGATGCATACATAAAAAAAGAGATAAAAGAGCAAAAGTTTGAGATGAAAATGCTTTGGATTGATAGCGAAAAAAATCTAAACAATGAAGTCCACAACACAGATGCAAATATGTTAATCCGCGACATAGAGTGTGATGTGCTTTACATGGATCCGCCATACAATTCCAGACAATACTGCGACGCGTACCATCTACTTGAAAACCTTTCACTTTGGCAAAAACCAGAGGTCTTTGGAGTGGCTAAAAAATTTGACAGAAGCAAAATAAAAAGTGACTACTCACTAAAAAGTGCAGCCGAGAGTTTTGACGACTTAGTAGTAAATGCAAAATGCAAATATATGCTCCTCTCGTACAACAACATGGCTAAACGCGGAAATGACAGAAGCAATGCAAAAATAAGTGATGAAGACATCATAAAATCTATGTCAAAGCGCGGTAAAGTAAAGATTTTTGAAAAAGAGTATAAAGCCTTTACAACTGGAAAAAGTGAACATGCTGATAATAAAGAGATGGTTTATTATGTGGAAGTTGTATAG
- a CDS encoding aminotransferase class I/II-fold pyridoxal phosphate-dependent enzyme, translated as MYYENELKALKRSGRYRTREVVDNTVLDFASNDYLGLSHNKELHNKTCKTLSELPLHSSKASLLVNGYHQIHKDFEDSLKEANSFEDAVVLGSGFNANVALVEALVRRGDELFMDELYHASGVLASGLNGINVKFFKHNDMQELSAMLKASDAKRKIVAVEGIYSMDGDLVDAEVFSICDEADALLIVDEAHSSGVVGDKLMGVFDLYNIKAKPNHIKMGTLGKAYGSFGAYILASEHIVEYLVNRAKPIIYATSLSLYDTLLAHNSLKFILSNTKDLKEQIKLRQRVIYEELNIKIEGLIVPILIGDNVKVIEIKNKLLENGYAVGGIRQPTVKSAIIRLIARLGQSEEELRELCKSIKSMTV; from the coding sequence ATGTATTACGAAAATGAATTAAAAGCGCTGAAGCGTTCAGGAAGATATAGAACAAGAGAAGTAGTAGATAACACTGTTTTAGACTTTGCATCTAATGACTATTTGGGACTCTCACATAACAAAGAGCTTCACAATAAAACTTGTAAAACACTCTCAGAACTTCCGCTTCATAGCTCAAAAGCTTCTCTTTTAGTAAATGGTTATCATCAGATACATAAAGATTTTGAAGACTCTTTAAAAGAAGCAAATTCTTTTGAAGATGCAGTTGTTTTAGGTAGTGGATTTAATGCAAATGTAGCTCTTGTTGAAGCACTTGTAAGACGTGGTGATGAGCTTTTTATGGATGAGCTTTACCATGCATCTGGAGTTCTTGCATCTGGGTTAAATGGCATCAATGTAAAGTTTTTTAAACATAACGATATGCAAGAGTTGTCTGCGATGTTAAAAGCCTCAGATGCCAAGAGAAAAATAGTAGCAGTTGAGGGCATCTACTCTATGGATGGGGACTTGGTAGATGCTGAGGTTTTTAGCATCTGTGATGAGGCAGATGCTTTGCTTATAGTAGATGAAGCTCATAGTAGCGGAGTTGTTGGGGACAAGCTTATGGGAGTTTTTGACCTTTACAATATAAAAGCAAAACCTAACCATATAAAAATGGGAACATTGGGAAAAGCTTATGGAAGTTTTGGTGCTTATATCTTGGCATCTGAGCACATAGTTGAGTACCTTGTAAATCGTGCTAAGCCAATCATCTACGCGACTTCATTGTCTCTTTATGATACTCTGCTTGCTCATAACTCTTTAAAATTTATACTCTCAAATACAAAAGATTTAAAAGAGCAAATAAAACTCCGCCAAAGAGTGATTTATGAAGAACTAAACATAAAAATAGAAGGTTTAATAGTCCCGATACTTATAGGCGATAATGTTAAAGTTATAGAGATTAAAAATAAGCTTTTAGAAAATGGCTACGCAGTCGGTGGCATCAGACAACCAACAGTAAAAAGTGCCATAATTAGGCTTATAGCAAGACTTGGGCAGAGTGAAGAAGAGCTAAGAGAACTTTGCAAATCTATAAAAAGTATGACAGTTTGA
- a CDS encoding diguanylate cyclase, with translation MKTSKLYILVLALLVSLLYGSWLYVDFLKSKRDDLALSKYTAQALSMQQEVEGMILQKQKATTAMALSIVNDKKLIKHIRNKNIEQDYFEDLIKKFKKHTLYKNIWIQIIDNDFNSLYRSWSRERDDNLKNIRLDLVEVASTKKVTYSVGVGRFDISIKAIVPLFDNEKFIGMIEIISHFNSISKQLQKSDINSVVVLKKEFKKQLEFPFTNLFIDDYYVANFDAPKELRKYLKDNKIENYFTNSYKIENNFLISSYELKNKNKEAIGYFIMFKKIDAISNMDLEFFMFRWLTLGVVFIMGIAMFVSTVLYYANKRQKEYFQNIINSSTNIVLVNKKNSLLNVNNIFFKYFDMYSNVEEFKEKHNCICDFFVIEDGYLEAMMNDKTWVEYLIQSELIFHKIKVDIFGKIYYFTASASKILKEKDHYSVILTDITEQEKYKKELEHLNITDSLTNIGNRRHFQQKMKEEMERAKRYQHPLSLIMFDIDYFKQVNDKHGHSVGDEVLIKYTKFINSFLRNGDVFCRVGGEEFMLIVPHTTLSDAKKIAEKLRKNIQEYKKVIPITMSFGVVEYVEGEDMEFIFKRVDDALYKAKESGRNMVVVG, from the coding sequence TTGAAAACAAGTAAGTTATATATATTGGTTTTAGCGCTATTGGTATCTCTTTTATATGGAAGTTGGTTGTATGTAGATTTTTTGAAGTCTAAAAGAGATGATTTGGCTCTTTCAAAATATACAGCTCAAGCTTTGTCAATGCAACAAGAAGTTGAGGGTATGATTTTGCAAAAGCAAAAAGCCACTACAGCAATGGCGTTGAGTATAGTTAATGATAAAAAACTTATAAAACATATAAGAAATAAAAATATTGAACAAGACTATTTTGAAGATTTAATCAAAAAATTCAAAAAACACACTCTATATAAAAATATATGGATACAGATAATAGATAATGATTTTAATTCACTATATAGAAGCTGGAGTCGCGAAAGAGACGATAATCTCAAAAATATAAGACTTGATCTTGTTGAGGTTGCTTCTACAAAAAAAGTAACATATTCAGTGGGTGTTGGAAGGTTTGATATCTCTATAAAAGCTATAGTTCCACTTTTTGATAATGAGAAGTTTATAGGAATGATAGAAATCATCTCACACTTTAACTCCATCTCCAAACAATTGCAAAAATCAGATATAAACTCCGTTGTTGTTCTTAAAAAAGAGTTTAAGAAACAGTTAGAATTTCCTTTTACAAATTTGTTTATAGACGACTATTATGTAGCAAATTTTGACGCTCCAAAAGAACTTAGAAAATATCTAAAAGACAATAAAATAGAAAATTATTTTACAAATTCATACAAAATAGAAAATAATTTTCTTATAAGTTCTTATGAACTAAAGAACAAAAATAAAGAAGCAATAGGCTACTTTATAATGTTTAAAAAAATCGATGCTATCTCAAATATGGATTTGGAATTTTTTATGTTTAGGTGGTTAACACTTGGAGTTGTGTTTATAATGGGTATAGCAATGTTTGTAAGTACAGTATTGTACTATGCAAACAAAAGACAAAAAGAGTATTTTCAAAATATCATAAACTCTTCTACAAATATTGTACTTGTAAATAAAAAAAATTCTTTATTAAATGTTAATAATATATTTTTTAAATACTTTGATATGTATAGCAATGTTGAAGAATTTAAAGAAAAACATAACTGCATCTGTGATTTTTTTGTAATAGAAGATGGCTATCTTGAAGCGATGATGAATGATAAAACATGGGTTGAGTATTTAATTCAAAGTGAATTAATATTTCACAAAATAAAAGTAGATATTTTTGGTAAGATTTATTATTTTACCGCAAGTGCATCTAAGATATTAAAAGAAAAAGATCACTATTCTGTGATACTAACGGATATTACAGAACAAGAAAAGTATAAAAAAGAGTTGGAACATTTAAATATTACTGATAGTTTAACAAACATAGGAAACAGAAGACACTTTCAACAAAAAATGAAAGAAGAAATGGAACGTGCAAAAAGGTATCAGCATCCATTATCACTCATTATGTTTGATATTGACTATTTCAAACAAGTAAATGATAAACATGGGCACAGCGTAGGAGATGAAGTTCTTATAAAATATACTAAATTTATAAATTCTTTTTTGCGTAATGGAGATGTTTTTTGTAGAGTTGGTGGAGAAGAATTTATGCTTATAGTGCCTCATACTACGCTATCTGATGCTAAAAAAATTGCCGAGAAACTTAGAAAAAATATACAAGAGTATAAAAAAGTTATTCCAATTACTATGAGTTTTGGTGTTGTGGAGTATGTAGAGGGAGAAGATATGGAGTTTATCTTTAAGAGAGTCGATGACGCCCTTTATAAAGCTAAAGAAAGTGGAAGAAATATGGTTGTTGTTGGGTAA
- a CDS encoding diguanylate cyclase, with the protein MKLFFILIFFLTLSLHAKEKVVLQLKWLHQFQFAGYYAAKEKGFYDELGLDVEIRQRDISKNNIEQVINGEAEYGVSDSVLLLYKAKKEPVIIVTPIFQHSPGIIITLKSSGIDSPYKLNNKNFMFYKKDTDGFGILAMLENIDVSPDVQRVKDQNKYMSLVNHEFDAYAGYLTNEPFYFKEKGIDINIIDPANYGVDLYGDMLFTSTKEAKEHPKRVQKFKEATIKGWQYALDNKDEIVKLIKEKYAKNKSIKHLKYEAEALESIIKHKLIPIGTLDKGRLRYTLQLYKKHGLINSNIDISEYIFEPFNKAQNSTKNAKNKFLNIDEIEYLKNKKVIKMCIDPNWMPFEKNENGKHIGMSAEYMSIIEKEIHTPIKMISTKNWLESLEFAKERKCDIVSLIMPTNERKKYLNFSKAYFKIPLVLATKIDEFFIDNMSNVIKKKIGAIKGYAYSEILKERYPDINLVEVQSLEDGLEKVRNGELFGLVGTLATIGYYIQKDYIGELKIAGKFDDTWELGVGTRSDEPILKEIFDKAINQISDKKHQEILNKWISVIYDKKADYKPFVFWMLVIVFVFVTILLFILRINNKLKTEINIRKKAEKKLQELSTTDELTTLYNRRYFNEISLKFINSAKRENQTICFAILDIDYFKQYNDTYGHIVGDKALQELSLALKNSFTRAGDYCFRLGGEEFGILFKGLDITQAKRLIEQVRQKIEDLKIEHKHNSASKYLTASFGLIVKDANLVKNENELYRDADALLYKAKDKGRNKVVAND; encoded by the coding sequence TTGAAATTATTTTTTATATTAATATTTTTTTTAACCCTATCATTACATGCCAAAGAAAAAGTTGTTCTACAACTAAAATGGTTACATCAGTTTCAATTTGCTGGTTACTATGCAGCAAAAGAGAAAGGCTTTTATGATGAACTTGGTCTTGATGTTGAAATACGCCAAAGAGATATTTCAAAAAACAACATAGAACAAGTCATAAATGGAGAAGCAGAGTATGGAGTATCTGACTCTGTGCTTCTTTTATATAAGGCTAAAAAAGAGCCTGTAATTATAGTAACACCTATATTTCAACACTCTCCTGGAATAATAATCACCCTCAAAAGTAGTGGCATAGACTCTCCATATAAACTAAACAATAAAAATTTTATGTTTTACAAAAAAGATACCGATGGTTTTGGCATCTTAGCTATGCTTGAAAACATAGATGTTTCTCCAGATGTACAAAGAGTAAAAGACCAAAACAAATATATGTCGCTTGTAAATCATGAGTTTGATGCTTATGCTGGTTATCTTACAAATGAGCCTTTTTACTTTAAAGAAAAAGGTATAGACATCAACATTATAGATCCTGCAAACTATGGTGTAGATTTATATGGAGATATGCTTTTTACAAGCACAAAAGAAGCAAAAGAGCATCCAAAAAGAGTACAAAAGTTTAAAGAAGCGACCATTAAAGGTTGGCAATACGCACTTGATAACAAAGATGAAATAGTTAAACTCATAAAAGAAAAATACGCAAAAAATAAATCTATAAAACATTTAAAATATGAAGCAGAAGCTCTTGAGAGCATCATAAAGCACAAACTAATTCCCATAGGTACATTAGACAAAGGCAGACTAAGATATACACTCCAACTCTACAAAAAACATGGACTTATAAATAGCAATATAGATATTAGCGAGTATATTTTTGAACCATTTAATAAAGCTCAAAATAGTACTAAAAATGCAAAAAATAAGTTTTTAAACATAGATGAGATTGAGTATCTTAAAAATAAAAAAGTTATCAAAATGTGTATAGACCCAAACTGGATGCCATTTGAGAAAAATGAAAATGGTAAACATATTGGTATGAGTGCTGAGTATATGAGTATAATAGAAAAAGAGATTCACACTCCTATAAAAATGATAAGTACAAAAAATTGGTTAGAATCTTTAGAGTTTGCAAAAGAGAGAAAGTGTGATATTGTATCTCTTATAATGCCTACAAATGAGCGCAAAAAATATTTAAATTTTTCAAAAGCATATTTTAAAATACCTCTGGTTCTTGCTACTAAAATTGATGAATTTTTTATAGACAATATGTCTAATGTAATAAAGAAAAAAATAGGTGCAATTAAAGGTTATGCATATTCGGAAATATTAAAAGAAAGGTATCCTGACATTAACTTAGTAGAAGTTCAAAGTTTAGAAGATGGACTTGAGAAAGTGAGAAATGGAGAGTTATTTGGTTTAGTTGGCACGCTAGCCACTATTGGTTACTATATTCAAAAAGATTATATAGGTGAGCTAAAAATTGCTGGTAAATTTGATGATACATGGGAACTAGGTGTTGGAACAAGGAGCGATGAACCAATACTAAAAGAGATATTTGATAAGGCTATAAATCAAATATCTGATAAAAAACATCAAGAAATACTAAACAAATGGATTTCAGTCATCTATGATAAAAAGGCTGATTACAAACCTTTTGTATTTTGGATGCTTGTCATTGTTTTTGTATTTGTAACTATTTTATTGTTTATACTTAGAATAAACAACAAACTAAAAACAGAGATAAATATACGTAAAAAAGCAGAAAAAAAGCTTCAAGAACTCTCAACTACAGATGAGCTAACCACTCTTTACAATAGAAGATATTTTAATGAAATATCTTTAAAATTTATTAACAGTGCTAAACGCGAAAATCAAACTATTTGTTTTGCCATTTTAGACATAGACTACTTTAAACAATACAATGACACTTATGGACATATTGTTGGTGATAAAGCTTTGCAAGAACTATCTCTTGCTCTTAAAAACTCATTTACAAGAGCTGGTGACTACTGTTTTAGGTTAGGAGGAGAAGAGTTTGGCATCCTTTTTAAAGGTCTTGATATAACTCAAGCAAAAAGACTTATAGAGCAAGTACGACAAAAAATTGAAGATTTAAAGATAGAGCATAAACATAACAGTGCTAGCAAATACTTAACAGCATCTTTTGGTCTTATAGTAAAAGATGCAAATTTAGTTAAAAATGAAAATGAACTCTATAGAGATGCAGATGCACTACTCTATAAAGCAAAAGATAAGGGAAGAAATAAAGTTGTTGCAAATGACTAA